One Salvia splendens isolate huo1 chromosome 22, SspV2, whole genome shotgun sequence DNA segment encodes these proteins:
- the LOC121786471 gene encoding uncharacterized protein LOC121786471 — MEESGRESPLMSHTEKRRTLMRMSSNVHDELQAFRRWLKWLCVDQSNAWTSCLSWFVFIAMTIVIPAFSHFVLACTYCDSRHSRPYDAVAQLSLSGIAAISFVCLSHFVRKYGLRRFLFFDKLRDESEIVRKGYTKQFNRSLKLLFIFVLPCFAAESAYKMWWYGSGGTRISFLGNAVVSNTVACILELCSWFYRTMVFFLVCVLFRLICCLQILRLQDFAQVFQAYSDVESVLKEHLRIRRHLRIISHRYRSFILWSLIFITASQFSSLLMTTRPNADVNVYHTGELAVCCVSLLAGLLILLRSATRITHKAQAVTCLAAKWHVCATVDSFDTKTPASDEQFIDGASGTEDSGDEDDELDNCKFDPSYVYSTISFQKRQALVTYFENNRAGITIYGFMIDRTTLHTIFGIEMSLVLWLLGKTVGIS, encoded by the exons ATGGAGGAATCGGGAAGGGAATCGCCGTTGATGAGCCATACCGAGAAGAGGCGGACGCTGATGCGGATGTCGTCGAACGTTCACGACGAGCTGCAGGCGTTCCGGCGGTGGCTGAAATGGCTGTGCGTGGATCAATCGAATGCATGGACCTCCTGCCTCTCATGGTTCGTCTTCATCGCCATGACCATTGTCATCCCCGCCTTCTCGCACTTCGTCCTCGCCTGCACCTACTGCGATTCCCGCCACAGCAGGCCTTACGACGCTGTGGCGCAGCTCTCCCTCAGCGGCATCGCCGCCATCTCCTTCGTCTGCCTCTCGCATTTCGTCCGCAAGTACGGTCTCCGGAGGTTTTTGTTCTTCGATAAGCTTCGCGATGAGAGCGAGATCGTCAGGAAGGGCTACACCAAGCAATTCAAT AGATCATTGAAGCTCTTGTTCATCTTCGTGCTGCCCTGCTTCGCTGCTGAGAGCGCGTACAAGATGTGGTGGTACGGATCAGGTGGGACGCGCATCTCCTTCCTAGGCAATGCCGTGGTGAGCAACACAGTCGCGTGCATCCTGGAGCTGTGCTCGTGGTTCTACAGAACTATGGTGTTCTTCTTAGTGTGTGTTCTGTTCCGGCTCATCTGCTGCCTCCAAATCCTCCGGCTCCAGGACTTTGCGCAGGTCTTCCAAGCCTATTCGGATGTCGAATCCGTCCTCAAAGAGCATCTCAGAATCAGAAGACACCTCCGCATCATAAGCCACAGATACAGATCATTCATCCTGTGGTCCTTGATCTTCATCACAGCTAGCCAGTTCTCGTCTCTGCTCATGACCACACGTCCCAACGCAGATGTCAACGTATACCACACTGGAGAGCTCGCG GTATGTTGCGTTAGTCTACTAGCAGGGCTCTTGATCTTGCTGCGCAGCGCGACTAGAATCACGCACAAGGCACAAGCCGTGACGTGCCTGGCAGCCAAGTGGCATGTGTGTGCCACAGTGGACTCCTTTGACACAAAGACTCCAGCATCTGATGAGCAGTTTATTGATGGAGCTTCAGGTACAGAGGATTCCGGTGACGAAGATGACGAGCTCGACAACTGCAAGTTCGATCCTTCCTACGTTTACAGCACAATCTCTTTTCAGAAACGGCAGGCGCTGG TGACATACTTTGAGAACAATAGAGCTGGGATTACGATATACGGCTTCATGATTGATAGAACTACACTGCATACAATATTCGGTATAGAAATGTCTCTCGTGTTATGGCTGCTCGGGAAGACTGTAGGCATTTCTTGA
- the LOC121788087 gene encoding grpE protein homolog 2, mitochondrial-like: MSLRRITTRFSTFALTQSRNSGLLSGRRGSRQFQTSSNYLVNRMVVPAQVSSLHHSALSSTGFQLFGFSSSASTEPSEKETMAHSGNQKEIKDSNEASSDTDDKSESDLESELSRDELVKLVVEKEQLLVKKQEEFDQMKDKVLRSFAEMENVKERTRRESENVKKFAIQNFAKSLLDVADNLGRASSAAKGGFSKVDTPEYATGAVKQLKTLLEGVEMTEKQLAEVFKKFGLEKYDPTDEEFDPARHNAVFQVPDASKPAGRVAVVLKAGYELHDRVIRPADVGVTVAADKEEAE; encoded by the exons ATGTCCCTGCGAAGGATAACTACTCGGTTCTCAACATTCGCTTTAACTCAGTCCCGCAACTCGGGCCTCCTCTCCGGCCGCCGTGGAAGTAGGCAATTTCAAACTTCGTCCAATTACTTAGTTAATCGTATG GTGGTGCCTGCTCAGGTTTCATCACTGCATCATTCCGCGTTGAGTTCAACAGGCTTTCAATTGTTTGGATTTTCATCGTCTGCATCCACAGAGCCCAGTGAAAAGGAGACAATGGCTCATTCTGGAAATCAAAAGGAAATTAAGGACTCTAATGAAGCTTCTAGCGATACAGATGATAAAAGTGAATCAG ATTTGGAGAGTGAGCTTTCTAGAGATGAGCTGGTGAAACTTGTTGTGGAAAAGGAACAACTTCTGGTGAAAAAGCAGGAGGAGTTTGATCAAATGAAGGATAAGGTGCTAAGGTCCTTCGCGGAGATGGAAAACGTGAAAGAGCGTACAAGGCGTGAATCAGAAAATGTAAAGAAGTTTGCGATTCAG AATTTTGCTAAGAGCCTTTTGGATGTTGCGGATAATCTGGGAAGAGCTTCTTCTGCTGCAAAAGGCGGTTTTTCAAAAGTTGATACCCCTGAATATGCAACTGGAGCTGTTAAGCAACTTAAAACACTCCTTGAAGGTGTTGAAATGACTGAAAAGCAGTTAGCAGAG GTATTTAAAAAATTTGGACTAGAGAAATATGACCCAacagatgaggagtttgatCCAGCAAGGCATAATGCAGTGTTCCAAGTACCAGATGCTTCAAAGCCGGCAGGTCGTGTTGCAGTTGTTCTAAAG GCTGGATACGAGCTGCATGACCGAGTTATAAGGCCTGCTGATGTTGGTGTCACGGTGGCTGCAGATAAAGAGGAAGCCGAATAA
- the LOC121786800 gene encoding uncharacterized protein LOC121786800, whose protein sequence is MTIEDEIRRKSVEAPIVAESVEAPTVAESIEEPIEGNRCSTSVVVPPSSAVVPSSSAVVPTSSEYDLFNMAIDIENRKISKRKRRTSVSQKELMNIEKKQKKSIENEKQSENAENVSQRLLVKRKPLFFVEAISQLNEAQINSVKEIGFESVLHYKIEYIPSRLAFSLLKSFDEEKCKIKLYNGKKIHITEEDVELVYGFPRGNITYYREKWKSNAPFMRELAEQCDTKPGNVNHKAVEQLMLADKEGGPQFKRLFLVLLESALIEPSTCGMIKSKIGEIVDDLDNVRNINWCSYTISVLKFAIDNWSKTEKNAFAGPLPFLMLYYLDRVTQDTRPVPRTFPLMKGWKSEHLQAREDRETSEGVFGLGRIKKRYVRTLEPHEEEKQEVEVDEQMPQQQIPDDCAVGSSQNLLPKDFIQEEQQQGNEEKSVDDQPCESPQRSFITEQEK, encoded by the exons ATGACGATTGAAGATGAAATTCGAAGAAAATCGGTTGAAGCGCCGATTGTAGCTGAATCGGTTGAAGCGCCGACCGTAGCTGAATCGATTGAAGAGCCAATTGAAGGAAATCGGTGTTCCACATCAGTGGTGGTTCCGCCTTCTTCCGCGGTGGTTCCGTCTTCTTCCGCGGTGGTTCCGACTTCTTCAG AGTATGATTTGTTTAACATGGCTATTGACATAG aaaacagaaaaatatCAAAGCGCAAAAGGCGTACCTCGGTATCACAGAAAGAGTTAATGAATATtgagaaaaaacaaaagaaaagcaTAGAGAATGAAAAACAGAGTGAGAATGCTGAAAATGTATCTCAAAGGCTTCTAGTGAAAAGGAAGCCTTTGTTTTTTGTTGAAGCAATAAGCCAATTGAATGAGGCACAGATTAATTCTGTGAAGGAGATTGGTTTTGAGAGTGTCTTGCATTACAAAATTGAATACATTCCTAGTAGATTAGCATTTTCTTTGTTGAAGAGCTTTGATGAAGAAAAGTGTAAGATAAAGCTTTATAATGGGAAAAAAATTCATATCACGGAAGAGGATGTGGAGCTTGTGTATGGATTTCCAAGAGGTAACATTACTTACTATAGAGAGAAGTGGAAAAGTAATGCACCTTTCATGAGGGAGTTAGCAGAACAATGCGATACAAAACCAGGAAATGTGAACCATAAAGCTGTTGAACAACTTATGTTAGCAGATAAGGAAGGAGGACCACAGTTCAAGAGATTGTTCTTGGTCCTATTAGAATCTGCATTGATTGAGCCTTCAACATGTGGAATGATAAAATCTAAGATTGGAGAGATAGTTGATGATTTGGATAATGTTAGAAATATCAACTGGTGCTCATATACAATCTCTGTGCTCAAGTTTGCTATTGATAATTGGTCGAAGACAGAGAAGAACGCCTTTGCAGGACCACTTCCCTTCCTCATG CTCTACTACTTAGACAGAGTTACACAAGACACGCGTCCTGTTCCTCGCACATTTCCATTAATGAAAGGATGGAAAAGTGAGCATCTACAGGCTAGAGAAGATAGAGAGACAAGTGAAGGAGTTTTTGGTTTAGGACGTATAAAGAAGAGATATGTCCGTACTCTGGAGCCGCACGAGGAAGAGAAGCAGGAGGTTGAGGTGGATGAGCAGATGCCTCAACAACAGATTCCTGATGACTGTGCAGTTGGGTCTTCCCAGAACCTACTCCCAAAAGATTT